A genomic segment from Triplophysa dalaica isolate WHDGS20190420 chromosome 22, ASM1584641v1, whole genome shotgun sequence encodes:
- the tiprl gene encoding TIP41-like protein isoform X3: protein MSSVISHGFKSSKEDFCFGPWTVTAAKTHIMKSKDIERLADEMHMPSLPEMLFGDNVLRIQHNNGFGIEFNAIDALKCVNNMQDSVKVACAQEWQESRSDSEHSKEVVKHYDWTYTTDYTGTLLGEQIQMKVTPTTERIDVEKLKAREQIKFFEDVLLFEDELHDHGVSMISVKIRVMPTSLFTLLRFFLRVDGVMIRINDTRLYHEAGQDYMLREFSTRESKISDLQHVPPALYTDPNEIAQHLPLKLTKCEKLNFPEREKQRETESSQ from the exons ATGTCTTCAGTGATATCACATGGATTTAAAAGCAGTAAAGAGGACTTCTGCTTTGGGCCCTGGACAGTCACTGCTGCAAAGACTCATATTATGAAGTCTAAAGATATTGAGAG GTTAGCAGATGAGATGCATATGCCCTCTCTCCCAGAGATGCTTTTCGGTGACAATGTTCTTCGGATTCAGCACAACAATGGTTTCGGGATTGAGTTTAATGCAATCGACGCTCTCAAATGTGTCAACAATATGCAGGATTCTGTAAAAGTGGCTTGCGCACAAGAGTGGCAAGAAAGCAG GTCCGACTCTGAACATTCCAAAGAGGTAGTGAAACATTACGACTGGACATACACAACAGATTACACAGGGACTTTACTTGGAGAGCAAATTCAAATGAAG GTGACGCCCACCACAGAACGGATTGATGTGGAGAAGCTGAAGGCACGAGAGCAGATCAAGTTTTTTGAGGATGTGCTTCTGTTTGAAGACGAGTTGCATGATCACGGTGTGTCTATGATCAGTGTGAAAATT AGGGTCATGCCCACCAGTTTGTTCACTCTATTGCGGTTCTTCCTGAGAGTGGACGGCGTGATGATTAGGATTAATGACACACGTCTGTATCACGAG GCTGGACAAGACTACATGCTTAGAGAATTTAGCACACGTGAAAGTAAAATATCAGATCTTCAG CATGTTCCTCCAGCCTTATACACGGATCCCAATGAGATCGCCCAGCACTTACCACTGAAACTCACCAAGTGTGAGAAACTAAACtttccagagagagagaaacagagagaaacagaatcTTCACAGTGA
- the tiprl gene encoding TIP41-like protein isoform X1: MRGERFCILLITVLQSVCTMSSVISHGFKSSKEDFCFGPWTVTAAKTHIMKSKDIERLADEMHMPSLPEMLFGDNVLRIQHNNGFGIEFNAIDALKCVNNMQDSVKVACAQEWQESRSDSEHSKEVVKHYDWTYTTDYTGTLLGEQIQMKVTPTTERIDVEKLKAREQIKFFEDVLLFEDELHDHGVSMISVKIRVMPTSLFTLLRFFLRVDGVMIRINDTRLYHEAGQDYMLREFSTRESKISDLQHVPPALYTDPNEIAQHLPLKLTKCEKLNFPEREKQRETESSQ, from the exons ATGCGCGGCGAG AGATTTTGTATTCTGCTGATAACAG TTCTTCAGTCCGTTTGCACGATGTCTTCAGTGATATCACATGGATTTAAAAGCAGTAAAGAGGACTTCTGCTTTGGGCCCTGGACAGTCACTGCTGCAAAGACTCATATTATGAAGTCTAAAGATATTGAGAG GTTAGCAGATGAGATGCATATGCCCTCTCTCCCAGAGATGCTTTTCGGTGACAATGTTCTTCGGATTCAGCACAACAATGGTTTCGGGATTGAGTTTAATGCAATCGACGCTCTCAAATGTGTCAACAATATGCAGGATTCTGTAAAAGTGGCTTGCGCACAAGAGTGGCAAGAAAGCAG GTCCGACTCTGAACATTCCAAAGAGGTAGTGAAACATTACGACTGGACATACACAACAGATTACACAGGGACTTTACTTGGAGAGCAAATTCAAATGAAG GTGACGCCCACCACAGAACGGATTGATGTGGAGAAGCTGAAGGCACGAGAGCAGATCAAGTTTTTTGAGGATGTGCTTCTGTTTGAAGACGAGTTGCATGATCACGGTGTGTCTATGATCAGTGTGAAAATT AGGGTCATGCCCACCAGTTTGTTCACTCTATTGCGGTTCTTCCTGAGAGTGGACGGCGTGATGATTAGGATTAATGACACACGTCTGTATCACGAG GCTGGACAAGACTACATGCTTAGAGAATTTAGCACACGTGAAAGTAAAATATCAGATCTTCAG CATGTTCCTCCAGCCTTATACACGGATCCCAATGAGATCGCCCAGCACTTACCACTGAAACTCACCAAGTGTGAGAAACTAAACtttccagagagagagaaacagagagaaacagaatcTTCACAGTGA
- the tiprl gene encoding TIP41-like protein isoform X2: MRGESVCTMSSVISHGFKSSKEDFCFGPWTVTAAKTHIMKSKDIERLADEMHMPSLPEMLFGDNVLRIQHNNGFGIEFNAIDALKCVNNMQDSVKVACAQEWQESRSDSEHSKEVVKHYDWTYTTDYTGTLLGEQIQMKVTPTTERIDVEKLKAREQIKFFEDVLLFEDELHDHGVSMISVKIRVMPTSLFTLLRFFLRVDGVMIRINDTRLYHEAGQDYMLREFSTRESKISDLQHVPPALYTDPNEIAQHLPLKLTKCEKLNFPEREKQRETESSQ, from the exons ATGCGCGGCGAG TCCGTTTGCACGATGTCTTCAGTGATATCACATGGATTTAAAAGCAGTAAAGAGGACTTCTGCTTTGGGCCCTGGACAGTCACTGCTGCAAAGACTCATATTATGAAGTCTAAAGATATTGAGAG GTTAGCAGATGAGATGCATATGCCCTCTCTCCCAGAGATGCTTTTCGGTGACAATGTTCTTCGGATTCAGCACAACAATGGTTTCGGGATTGAGTTTAATGCAATCGACGCTCTCAAATGTGTCAACAATATGCAGGATTCTGTAAAAGTGGCTTGCGCACAAGAGTGGCAAGAAAGCAG GTCCGACTCTGAACATTCCAAAGAGGTAGTGAAACATTACGACTGGACATACACAACAGATTACACAGGGACTTTACTTGGAGAGCAAATTCAAATGAAG GTGACGCCCACCACAGAACGGATTGATGTGGAGAAGCTGAAGGCACGAGAGCAGATCAAGTTTTTTGAGGATGTGCTTCTGTTTGAAGACGAGTTGCATGATCACGGTGTGTCTATGATCAGTGTGAAAATT AGGGTCATGCCCACCAGTTTGTTCACTCTATTGCGGTTCTTCCTGAGAGTGGACGGCGTGATGATTAGGATTAATGACACACGTCTGTATCACGAG GCTGGACAAGACTACATGCTTAGAGAATTTAGCACACGTGAAAGTAAAATATCAGATCTTCAG CATGTTCCTCCAGCCTTATACACGGATCCCAATGAGATCGCCCAGCACTTACCACTGAAACTCACCAAGTGTGAGAAACTAAACtttccagagagagagaaacagagagaaacagaatcTTCACAGTGA
- the riox2 gene encoding ribosomal oxygenase 2, with product MPKKIKRVNIAAGQEADEEAVSVKQRKMILTKAPLCFDSPREFFQSLISPMSVDEFFQHYWEKKPLVLHRSDAALAEYYRSLFQLSDLQQLCSHGLQFGTDLNICRCIDGKKKVLNKDGRVKFSQLKKDFDQKKATIQFHQPQRFKDELWRVQERLECFFGSLVGSNVYITPEDSQGLPPHYDDVEVFILQLEGQKHWRLYKPTVHLAREYSLEPEEHIGTPTHDIILQAGDLLYFPRGTIHQANTPPGVDHSTHLTLSTYQNTSWGDFMLDVFPSFLFDSMKSDHRLRCGLPQNLLTCPSFGPDINKRVSVFLRHLADRLEQEDKELRSTDMKRDFISNRLPPYLLDQADLEPAGKLPALDDTVCIKFKEHLLLTVEPSQDDTDKATELAVFVLHSLRNERETHMMGMSDDEPGSQGLRFPMTHVAALKQLLRSERVTVGDLQLMQDADKLGLTLGLWTEGLLRVC from the exons atgccgaagaaaatcaaaagagtgaatatagCTGCTGGACAGGAGGCAGATGAAGAGGCGGTGTCTGTCAAACAGAGGAAGATGATCCTGACGAAAGCTCCTCTGTGCTTTGATTCGCCTCGTGAATTCTTTCAGAGTCTTATCAGTCCGATGAGTGTGGATGAGTTTTTCCAGCACTATTGGGAGAAGAAACCTTTAGTTTTACACAGATCAGATGCTGCATTGGCGGAGTATTATCGCTCTCTGTTTCAGCTGTCTGACCTGCAGCAGCTTTGCTCGCACGGGCTGCAGTTCGGTACAGATCTCAATATCTGCCGCTGTATCGACGGGAAGAAGAAAGTGTTAAACAAAGATGGACGAGTGAAGTTCAGTCAGCTGAAAAAAGACTTTGATCAGAAGAAAGCCACCATACAGTTTCACCAGCCTCAGAGGTTTAAG GATGAGTTGTGGCGCGTTCAGGAGCGCTTGGAGTGTTTCTTCGGCTCTCTGGTCGGTTCTAATGTGTACATCACACCTGAAGACTCTCAGGGTCTGCCGCCACACTATGATGATGTTGAG GTCTTCATTCTTCAGCTGGAGGGACAGAAGCACTGGAGGCTTTATAAACCCACCGTCCATCTTGCCCGCGAGTACAGCCTGGAACCAGAGGAACATATTGGCACCCCCACCCATGACATTATACTGCAG GCTGGTGATCTGCTCTATTTCCCGAGAGGAACAATCCACCAGGCGAACACACCTCCAGGTGTGGATCATTCCACACACCTCACACTCAGCACCTACCAAAACAC GTCATGGGGTGACTTCATGCTAGATGTTTTCCCTAGTTTCTTATTTGATTCTATGAAAAGTGATCACAGGCTGCGCTGTGGTCTGCCACAAAACCTCCTTACT tgtccTAGTTTTGGTCCTGACATAAATAAACGGGTATCTGTGTTTCTGCGACATTTGGCTGATCGTCTTGAGCAGGAAGACAAGGAGTTACGCTCCACTGACATGAAGAGAGATTTCATCTCCAACAGACTCCCACCTTACCTGCTGGACCAGGCCGATCTTGAGCCAG cTGGAAAATTGCCAGCATTAGACGACACAGTATGTATCAAGTTTAAAGAGCATCTTCTTCTAACAGTGGAACCCAGTCAAGATGACACT gATAAGGCCACAGAGTtggctgtgtttgtgttacatTCTTTAAGAAATGAGCGAGAAACACACATGATGGGAATGTCTGATGATGAACCGGGATCACAG GGTCTGCGGTTCCCGATGACACATGTCGCTGCTCTGAAGCAGCTGTTGAGGTCTGAGCGCGTCACTGTTGGAGATCTACAGCTGATGCAGGATGCTGATAAACTTGGACTGACTCTTGGTCTCTGGACCGAAGGGTTGCTGCGTGTGTGTTAA